A portion of the Scylla paramamosain isolate STU-SP2022 chromosome 2, ASM3559412v1, whole genome shotgun sequence genome contains these proteins:
- the LOC135110656 gene encoding gastrula zinc finger protein XlCGF7.1-like, which translates to MKLLHTGAKAGIPELGHPLSSDKACSNFPEGSCRNGHCMCCREYCYSGAVWPDTNMSSQEQQDQSISGVGDLICGGNNRLVANGLLHREENELECNQCGKSFKYKSYLSKHILTHSVAQNYSCQQCGKIFAHKSHLNRHTVRHSGVRNHECKECGRRFTDKSNLIHHIKTHSSVRNHECLECGKKFTRETHLTKHILAHNGVKDYECQECGKKFTQKCNLSRHTQTHTGEKNYECKVCGKKFAQKVNLNTHTMRHTGVRNYECDECGRRFLTSYSLNRHVFRHSNLKEVKCDVCGKCFKTKDDIASHIRVHLYPKKQKKCKMKL; encoded by the exons ATGAAACTCCTGCATACGG GTGCTAAGGCTGGGATACCTGAGCTTGGCCACCCACTCAGCTCTGACAAGGCTTGCTCCAACTTCCCTGAAGGTTCCTGCAGGAATGGCCATTGTATGTGCTGCAGAGAGTATTGCTACAGTGGAGCTGTATGGCCAGATACCAATATGAGTAGCCAGGAGCAGCAGGATCAGTCTATCTCGGGTGTGGGGGACCTCATATGTGGTGGCAATAATCGTCTTGTGGCAAATGGTTTGCTCCatagagaagagaatgagttaGAGTGCAACCAGTGTGGTAAATCCTTTAAATACAAGAGTTATCTTAGCAAACATATCCTCACACACAGTGTTGCTCAAAATTATTCATGTCAACAATGTGGAAAAATTTTTGCTCATAAATCTCATCTCAACAGACATACAGTGagacacagtggtgttagaaatcaTGAATGCAAAGAGTGTGGGAGAAGATTTACTGATAAGTCTAATCTTATTCATCACATCAAAACACATAGTAGTGTACGAAATCATGAATGTttggaatgtggaaaaaaattcaCTCGAGAAACTCACCTCACTAAACACATCCTGGCACATAATGGCGTTAAAGATTATGAATGCCAAGAATGTGGTAAAAAATTTACCCAAAAGTGTAACCTCAGCCgccacacccagacacacaccggtgaaaaaaattatgaatgcaAAGTCTGTGGGAAAAAATTTGCTCAAAAGGTAAATCTCAATACACATACCATGAGACACACTGGGGTAAGAAATTATgaatgtgatgagtgtgggagaAGATTCCTTACCAGTTATTCTCTTAACAGACATGTCTTCAGACACAGTAACTTGAAGGAGGTaaagtgtgatgtttgtgggaagtgtttcaagacaaaggATGACATTGCTAGCCACATAAGGGTCCACTTGTAcccaaagaaacaaaaaaaatgtaaaatgaaactttaa
- the LOC135110632 gene encoding transient receptor potential channel pyrexia-like: MLQKYTLANVLRPKHKGRKAGTVLHTAVISGAEKCLKVLLSHRPSKEDLEAPDSKGQTALLTAVDNARHAELDHLLTAGANVNARDDNHRGALHLLVLNLSEDSNQVGDFLKVADLLLSSKHVNKLDLEPHANFYDATGATPLALAAAKLQKEDINLLELCKKLVKAGASLSENVNDSTVKQVLTQKECLTEKLLSERKQPPARSTAAQVVDLVCMCKTGSEVEEVLQGKRPEDAREAVRSNLGRDNLLSYAVTVMNTSMVDVLLKYGADPWLSFHSAAVKGHVEIFTMLLKKMKEGNDTIDLRDHTASLITNLMANSHIKTTQNIDHMACFRHLLQEAKLNLNQKDPDQTPLHLAAAFNQQEAMSEMLRAGAFLGARHVVCGKDCGSVLDIMLPETLEHAMDRCISHYCKDISDKTENVVSEDYTLHLDYRFLLPPKQNDTKSDSKPVNEMETLMEVCSSKRHRHLIGHPLVNTLLYAKWNKVLLLYWVNLLLYLFFVVMLTKFIYLRKDLRATEVRLSVLQDNGITNTTSLETSMQGKQNSQSVSLVLLMFPSLFMFARMALQIKFSLKYFKNVENYIQWFLLMVVPVLRFAPLEVDHLRQLSAWVMIIAWLEFVLKLGRVPFFALYITMLCQVTSNFLRLTILYIILIIAFVLSFNILLLPSGENPLFPSTQSENVSISFPKAIIMSTGEFEYSNMNENFPDGIKISADIMTLVFVFAIFLVLMNVMNALAVTDAQEVVNDTKLHSLISRLELISTIETFLNHPYIHPYLGKLKLLSGPNNTPSFLAKINLPKKHKRLLSGLRHQTPNKLNDETAECLRVHRLQCLEKMKSQQRDQVPAKLEDVVEILAGQHPHLLCSLADALRPGQQC, encoded by the exons ATGCTCCAGAAGTATACTCTCGCCAATGTGTTGCGTCCTAAGCATAAGGGCCGGAAGGCAGGCACTGTCCTCCACACAGCCGTTATATCCGGAGCTGAAAAGTGCCTCAAAGTCTTGCTTAGTCACCGACCATCCAAGGAGGACTTAGAGGCTCCTGACTCCAAAGGACAGACGGCTCTGTTGACAGCGGTGGACAATGCGCGGCACGCAGAACTAGATCACCTGCTCACTGCAGGAGCCAATGTCAATGCCCGCGACGACAACCACAGAGGAGCACTGCACCTCCTGGTGCTGAATCTTTCCGAGGACTCTAATCAGGTGGGGGACTTCCTGAAGGTGGCAGACTTGCTACTGTCCTCCAAGCATGTCAACAAGCTAGATTTGGAGCCCCACGCCAACTTTTATGACGCGACCGGCGCCACCCCGCTGGCATTGGCCGCCGCCAAGCTGCAGAAAGAAGACATCAACCTTCTTGAGCTGTGTAAGAAGCTGGTGAAAGCGGGTGCTTCGTTGTCTGAAAATGTGAACGACTCCACTGTGAAGCAGGTACTCACCCAGAAAGAATGCCTGACAGAGAAGCTGCTGAGCGAGCGAAAGCAACCCCCTGCGAGATCCACAGCGGCCCAAGTGGTGGACTTGGTCTGCATGTGCAAGACTGGcagcgaggtggaggaggtgttgCAGGGAAAGCGACCAGAAGACGCCCGTGAAGCAGTGAGGTCAAATCTCGGCAGGGACAATCTGTTGTCATATGCCGTGACCGTTATGAACACTTCCATGGTGGATGTGTTACTGAAGTATGGCGCCGACCCCTGGCTGTCTTTCCACAGCGCCGCCGTCAAAGGGCACGTTGAGATCTTTACCATGCTTctgaaaaagatgaaggaaggcaaTGATACCATCGATCTGCGGGACCACACTGCCAGCCTCATCACCAACCTCATGGCAAACAGTCACATCAAAACCACACAGAACATAGATCACATGGCGTGTTTCCGCCATTTACTGCAAGAAGCCAAGCTTAACCTGAACCAGAAGGACCCAGACCAGACGCCACTGCATTTGGCGGCGGCATTCAACCAACAGGAGGCGATGAGCGAAATGCTGAGGGCTGGTGCCTTCCTTGGAGCACGCCACGTGGTGTGTGGGAAGGACTGCGGCTCCGTCTTGGACATTATGTTACCGGAAACTCTGGAACATGCCATGGACAGGTGCATTTCACACTACTGTAAAGACATCAGTGACAAGACCGAGAACGTGGTCAGCGAAGACTATACACTACACCTCGACTATCGTTTTCTCCTTCCACCAAAGCAGAATGACACCAAAAGCGACTCCAAACCAGTGAATGAAATGGAGACGCTGATGGAAGTGTGTTCCAGCAAAAGGCACCGTCACCTCATCGGACACCCGCTGGTGAACACTCTGCTATACGCCAAGTGGAATAAGGTACTATTGTTGTACTGGGTTAACCTGTTACTTTATTTGTTCTTCGTGGTGATGCTCACCAAATTTATATATTTGCGAAAGGATCTGCGCGCGACAGAAGTGCGTCTGTCAGTACTACAGGATAACGGcatcacaaacaccaccagCCTGGAAACCAGCATGCAGGGGAAGCAGAACAGCCAGAGCGTGTCCCTGGTTCTACTGATGTTTCCCTCGCTGTTCATGTTTGCGCGCATGGCTCTCCAGATTAAGTTCTCCCTCAAGTATTTCAAGAACGTTGAAAATTACATACAGTGGTTCCTGTTAATGGTGGTGCCAGTCCTGCGCTTCGCGCCGCTGGAGGTGGACCACTTACGTCAGTTGTCTGCCTGGGTCATGATCATCGCCTG GTTGGAATTCGTGCTAAAGTTGGGACGAGTGCCGTTCTTCGCTCTCTACATCACAATGCTGTGTCAAGTCACCTCAAATTTCCTGAGGCTAACTATTCTCtacatcatcctcatcattgcCTTCGTCCTCAGCtttaacatcctcctcctcccttccggagaaaatcccctctttccctccacacagAGTGAGAACGTCTCCATATCTTTTCCCAAGGCCATCATCATGTCCACAGGCGAGTTTGAATACTCCAACATGAATGAGAATTTCCCTGACGGGATTAAGATCTCCGCTGACATCATGACGCTCGTGTTCGTCTTTGCTATCTTCCTGGTGTTGATGAACGTGATGAATGCCCTGGCTGTTACTGACGCTCAA GAAGTGGTGAATGACACCAAGCTGCACTCCCTCATCTCCCGCCTCGAGCTGATCAGCACGATAGAGACCTTCCTCAATCACCCGTACATACATCCCTATCTGGGCAAGTTGAAGCTTCTCTCTGGGCCCAACAACACTCCGTCCTTCCTGGCCAAGATCAACCTCCCCAAGAAGCATAAGCGGCTCCTGTCAGGTCTCCGTCACCAGACCCCGAACAAGCTGAATGACGAGACTGCCGAGTGCCTCAG gGTTCATCGGCTGCAGTGCCTGGAGAAAATGAAGAGCCAGCAGCGTGACCAGGTCCCAGCAAAGCTCGAGGACGTCGTGGAGATCCTCGCTGGCCAGCACCCACATCTACTATGCTCTCTGGCTGATGCCTTGCGCCCTGGCCAGCAATGTTAA